Below is a genomic region from Gigantopelta aegis isolate Gae_Host chromosome 1, Gae_host_genome, whole genome shotgun sequence.
TtttgaaatgaacaaactaatgttttttttattcttcaagataaactttgtttaaaaatcattttgCCACTATAATGTTACGCTAAGATGTTGACtaagtaatttgtttaatgtttcaagCTTTAACTATTGAAAActaatatcaaaataaaaaaaattactggtGTATTATCCATGCTTTTCAGAATATTTAGAAGTACATATAAACTGAACTATAGTCAGAATGTTTAGATAGGGTGTGCTGGCCTTGTATTGGGCTTTCGTGAAACAAAATATGACTTAGCCCAGGCACATTAGTGTTTAACCttgaaataaatagtatacagaaCTGATTTTTTCAGGATAGATGCAGAACATCATTAGTAATAACATATATCAAAAGTCACCAAGTTTTCCGGTGTGCTAGCGTCACATCAGActtaaacatataattattgttgacATGCAAACCAGATTACgcatgtaacccattttttaTTACCTTCCATATtattacctttaatataccagttgtggagcactggtttcGGTGGGGAAAATCCCAATAGGTCTGTTGTTTGGGTTTGAACCTACAAACATAGAACCTCAGGCAAGCACCTTACCAACTAAGCCAGATCCACAACACTCCAGGTGAGTACTCTAACCAGTGAACtatatatccccccccccaacccctcccctaactatacatgtatatgtgtctgACCTTGTAAACATTTCTGTATGTCACAAGCCTGCTTCTGGCATGGATCAGCTTTTAGCACGTGTCTAGGCATTCAAGACATGAAAACATTCACCAATTCCAAACCATTACATCctagaaatataaaataaggtttaaagtgttttttgtttatcgacaACATTAGAGCATTAGAcgaattaattatcagctattggatgtcaaacatttagtcattctgacacatagtcatcaaagaaacttagctatattaataataagCAAAGGTACATGTATCcagaacttttttctttctttttttttgggtgggggaaGAGGGGATGGACTAAATGGGACAAGAGGTACATAAAAAGTTGGTTGCAGTGACCCAGTTATGGTATGCAACACAACCATCTCAAGTTGTACATGCATGCAAtatttgatgatcctatatgaattgatacgATTCATATGTATATAGCCCGGGCAAGGACTTCCTTTAATGTACAGTAATGAGTGAAAAGTAGGTCGCAATGACCCAGTTATGGTACGCAACACacagccatcccaagttgtacatgcatgcaatatttgatgatcctatatgaattgataagaaagatatggTCTAGAAACAAAAGATTTATGGACAGTTGTATTGACGGAGGAACAATTCCATACCATaacaaaagaaggaaggaaggaaggaatgttttagcgtcagacatatggttaaggaccacacagatattgagagaggaaacccactgtcgccacttcatgggctactcttttcaattagcagcaaggaatcttttatatgcaccatcatcccacagacagggtagtacataccatggcctttgatataccagtcgtggtgcactggctggaacgagaaatagcccaatgggcccaccaatggggatcgatcccagaccaactgcacatcgagtgagcgctgtaccactgggctacgtcccaccccatacTATAACATAATCTGTCAAAAGAAACATTGCCCAACTTTTAAAAAGAGCCTTGCAACCCAAATAACAGTTTTTCAGAAGACCCCCATccaaaaaggaaaaaacaagAGACCCTTGAATAAATTATTGAgatgggcaggatgtagccctgtggtaaagtgctcgactGATACATTGATTCACgatggtgggtccattgggctatttcttgttccaatcagtgcattatcaccatgactagtatatcaaaggtcgtggtatgtgctatcctgttcatggaatgaaagaaaatgttttatttaatgatgcactcaacatattttatttagttatatggcatcagacatatggttaaggaccacacagatattgaaagagaaaacccgctgtcgccacttcgcaccatcccacagacagggtagtacataccacagcctttgatataccagtcgtgcactggctggaacgagaaatagcccaatgggcccaccgacggggatcgatcccagaccaaccgcgcatcgagtgagcgctttactactgggctacgtcccacccattcatttgtttgtggaatgatgtaaataaaagatcctttgagactaatgaaaaaatgtacctCGCTAAGACTagcctatatgtcaaaatcaccaaatgtttgacatccaaaagccgattattaataaatgaatgtgtcgctaaacaaaacaaacgtttactGTGTACAACGCCTTTGAGGCTAGAGGTGATGTAAATTGATCGAGACTCAATATGAATGGCCTAAATGTTCCGAGAATTGTTCCTGAAATAAGACCAGCTCAATTAGTACTAATAAGTTCATGTTTCTTCAATTCTTGTATATTAATTCATCTTATTTGCTTTTAAGAATAATGTTTTAATCCGTCCTtcaaacataaaacaataataatcaaattaaaagggtaaaatatatatgaaattcaTTGAAAAATACTTCAATTCTGTCAGCTGTCCTTAAAACCGTTTTCACCTTTTCGATATATAAACCCAGTCATATGAGTAATATTGCCATTAAGATAATATTTTGGCGGAAGTcttgaaattttgttttgaatcTGTTTGCAATGGTTTAATCATTAATgttgcattttactttatttatgaaTCATGTCAGCCATTTCATCCCGACATAAAGATAAGTTAGGAGAAGCAGTAAACTTTTTTAGTAAATGTAAGTTGCAGTTTGTTAAAGAACAAAGTTTTCTGACTACAATTCACTTTTAAAGGGTCACCCGAAATATGGCAAAAACCGTTTTTTTGtgcatatttacaataaaaaaactttcccaatcaaaaaatctcataaactctaaaatctgttctgtCCCGCATTTGTGAAgttttttgattgggaaatgggttttttattgtaaatattgtaaagcgggggtataatatccgcccggtcccctccattattatttttagttttagggGTTAAGGGTTGGGGTTAAGGTTggggttaggggagggggggaccgggcggatatttttccttCGAAACACACATGTTAATTGTGATTGgagcttcataaactctaaaatctgttctgtcctgcttttgtgaggttttttgattgggaaatgtttttttttattgtaaatattgtaaagcgggtttttggtatatttacacttagcccgagtactctgactgtaagagagcaggacggacatttggacataaacacgctctcattacagtcagagaccagcctatgtctttttttggcaattcctgactaccaaacggtaggcaacgaatcccgctctaataccacagcaatcctatgtttgacgtcaaatacctttacatcaatcattttcgagttaagtgatacaaaaaaatccacatattaatcactaatacacatactacagaaagaaacccgacagcacccacattcagctacgcttcgtgacactccgtcgcaacaattacaaagctctgcgatctatttcgagactgggcgattccgccttgtgcagcagttacaggggtcgtctcataagaggaggcagtacgtagcacatacttttgccgtatcctgtcgataacaccccaaatgtatccttcaaattcaaaatggaatcaataatgtgtaattgttttggtttaatgacgtaatgaaatccaaattcatccaaaacggcattagccaactcttccatgttgtaacttcgcttgatatgagacggcccctgtaactgctgcacaaggcggaatcgcccagtgcgcgatcacgtggtctacgtctcgaaatagatcgccgagctttgcaattgttgctacggagtgtcacgaagcgtagctaaatgtgggtgctgtcgggtttctttctgtagtaagtgtattagtgattaatatgtggatttttttgtatcacttaactcgaaaatgattgatgtaaaggtatttgacgtcaaacataggattgttgtggtattagagcgggactcgttgcctaccgtttggtagtcaggaattgccaaaaaaagacataggctggtctctgactgtaatgagagcgtgtttatgtccaaatgtccgtctagctctcttacagtcagagtactcgggctaatttacactcaaaaaactttttcccaaataaaaaacGTCAGTAAAGCAATAcctattgttcgaaacacacatgttaattgtgattggagcttcataaactctaaaatctgttctgtCCTGCTTTTatgaggttttttgattgggaaatgggttttttattgtaaatattgtaaagcgggtttttggtatatttacactccaaaaaacatcactaaagcaatagctattgttcgaaacacacCTGTTCATTATTTCGTATAGTACAATCCCGAAAGCTGCTCATCCAATACGTGTCTTGGGTGTATTTTGGGGGTATCTTGGGGGTAAATAGTCGGACCCTAAAATCAGTCCTGTTCCGCATTTTACAAACAAGGCTGAAACGGACGTATGCATATGTTTAGGACTGACAACAATATTTGTGCTTcatataaattgtaaatcatataatactgataaactgtcaataaagtatataaaaaaaaccttattgGATACGATTTTGGCAGAATTATGgattttgtgaggttttttgattgcgAAATGGttttttgattgtaaatatgccaaaaaaCTGGTTTTTGGCATATTTCGGGTGACCCTGATTTACACCAAGTTGAACCAAGCACAAATATAGTCGTAACAATGAATAATGTTGTCGGGCCCTAAACATGCGCATCTGTCAGTTTCCCCCGTGTTGGTAAAATGCGGACcagaacagattttagagtttatgaaacatcaaaagaaaatacaaacggatattattttatcaattaGATTTATGCACTGTCACGACTGTGACTGTGAggaccagacaactcggcccggggGACAACTCGACCCAGACAACTCTGGGCCGAGTTATTAGACTGATAGACGGGGGCATGCTGTGACACTTGTGTTCCTCTTCTGAGACCGTCGAAGGCTGCTTCCACGTGCTCTGAAGGAAGGAATGGGAGGGCGAAGACCTTCTTGACGAACTTTCAGGTGCCGTCATCATTGATGTATTGCTGCGCCAGACCGAGCTCCTGTACCTTCCTCCAGACAGCCTGGTTCCAGTGGAAGCAGTACCCCTTGATACACTTCACGGAGCCCCTTACTCATCCCTgtcaaacacaaatataaacataagtTTAAAGATCCACATATTTGCATAGTCACGTGTCTATAGAATACTTTAAGTCGCAGCAAGAATATTTCACACCTACATTACaatagaaatgtattttaaatgtttaatcccctaaaatataaatacctgTCTCAAAGTCTGCTACAAATTCAAGTACAGACACAGATGGCACGGAAGACCTGgaaacacaacacacattattataGAGAATCACCACCGagtgtatatatcattattaaatgCAAGTCATAAGTTTTTTCATCAAAATACATGAAGTGCAGAAGTACAGCATTGCATTAGTTACGTATTACAACTTACGGCACTGTAGTCTCTACTCTTTCGCCGCAACATGAACACAAAGGCAAGTGGAACTTGCTTCGTGGTGTTGTCCTGCCTCAGGTGTTGTAGTAGTTTATTGGCATAAAGTACTACAAATATCACTTATAGCAAgcaatataacatatatatacaagatGAGTTGGCTAGCTAATATACAtagacaaaatacatttaaagataataattacaatataaaacaaataaaattcatgaaaaGCAAAGTGGAAGAACAGAAATTACATACAGGTGTTGCTTCAAATGTtacatcagtatatataaatatataataataataataataatatcaataatatatactcaacagTATTACAGGTGTGGTGTTGCCATCATGAACAAATGTCGCAGCGTAACGCACATGAATAAGTCGGCATTTTGTTCGAAAGTGATGTTATCAGATAATTCGGATGGTTAATTGCTTTTATTTCAGTCATTAATTGCAAGCCTAAGCTGTCTAATACGGTTGAGGTACAATTACATCTAGCGACTATAGAAGAAAAATCCGTTAGCTGTGGACTTGAGGCTGATTACCTGCCAACGTTGGTTGATGTGGCAGCCTGTGGACATCTTGGTgagataacaaaatatatatattggttttCAAACTTTTATTAGAATTACTAATCTAAACTTTACATGTACTGggtgaattttattattattattattatatatattttttttaactttaaattgtCATGGAGATAATTTTGATCcagtttttttctatttttggggggggtttctGGGTGAATAAGTTAGAACTTAAGATTTGTTGTTACCCATGTGTTGATTTagaattttatatgtatattgtatatatacatgtaactcaaAAATGGGATATCAGCTTGGTTTTTATAATTTACGATTAGTTGTTACCAAGATCTTTTCacgatttattaaacaacactcagacacattacaatgtgtaacaagaggacattttcaaatacataattagcatacatgacaagaacaggcaTCAACATAGAAGCATCTATAGTTAATATGTGTTgatttacaattatatttatgtatatcttttattgtttgtacatGAAGCTCAAAAATGGAGTCTCCGCTTGGTGAAGGCCTTGATTCCCAAGACCACGGTTCCTGAGAGTGCCGTAATGAAGGCCGTTTCATGGATGTGTACAAACAAACCTCCAATTGCTGTACAGGTTGGTTTcattttgttaatgttcctcAATCATTTACAAACCATATATCACCTGTTTACTAGCCGACTCTGTGGATAAGCCGACCACTTAGATTTCCCCAGAATATCTGATACAAAATCATAATGGTTGGCATGATGTATAAGCTGACTCAACTTTTATGCAGTTAAAACAGgcaaaaatatagatatatccGATTGAGATATTGTCGATCTCGGACAACAGTGAATCGCAGGAATTTGTTTTGGTGAACCGATCAAAGTACAatgtacaaaaactattttattttaaagattttacaatagctgaaaaaaataaaggtttataaaaaaaatcccctcATGTGGGATAACTttgttctgttatttttatttctcgATTGAATCAATCATATGGACATCGCTAACTGATAAATGTAGTTTCACTTTTATACAGcagtgtaatattatttaacaccCATAACAGATAATTGCAATGATGAGCACAACATATTCCATTCTTTTTATAAGTTGTAATATCTCTAATAAAACATAGTTTCTAATAATGTAGTAGGAATTGCAGAAGCAACAATGACggtaagtaaaaatcatcagttctgacaaattaaatctgcaattgaggacaacATATCAGTGGTCATCACGTGACACATTTGGCATCAAATACTGGTGCTATTTGTTAGTGGCTTTTACCAGAAATGGTTGagacaataaataatttaaaaaaaaaattaatttctcaaataaaatattttgtttattgtgtgtatcaaacaatcAAATGGACACTTGTATGGGACTTATTACAGGTTGTTAAAAATACTGATTAAATAACGGAATGGTAAGGTTTAGAAGCCGAGATTGACCAATGCGTTTTTGTTAGTATCATATTTCCGTACACGCTGAtcttttgttgtattttgttagaCATTTATTGTTGAATTTGTGTATTGACCAACCCCTCTTCTCATGATGGTATTTAGAGGCTTGAAACATCGGCTAATACACAGGGATATATACAGTACatgcataatataataatgataatttacagtgcataataaaataaacagaatgTACAGTGCATAATATAATCAACAGAATGTACAGTGCATAATATTTAAGCAGCATCATAATGGGTTCAAATAGACGACAGATGACAGCGAGGTGGAATGTTACTCAggtttattcatattttctcattctttatttctttacagctctgaaaatattacaaataatttcattcattaattattatgaCCAACATCACTGTAAATAcaccaataataaaatataatgttaatcATCCAATGGTATGatataatacacatacaaattacTTCATATACATGCCAAAACATACATTACACAATATTAAATCATTATAATcctaatattacatataatacatataatagtcAACAATAACCTCGTAACAAACGtcaaatataaaatcataatatacaaaatatctaCCCACATAATATGAACTATTGTACCTTCATAATCTACACATAAACCATTTCTTAATTATAGCAGATACaatttattcataaacataccaAGTATGTGGACCAAGCTGGTCCAGTAACGAAGTAATCCGTCACGTCATCACGTGCACAAACGACGAATCTGAATTAGAAATAACTCATCGTACAACTATGCAattataactattaataatcAGGTATAAACTGACCACagtttcaaatacatgtaataaatataatattcttcAATACATGTCTACATGAGCATATAGACATTCCAACCCGTCCAATATATTCACACTCCCTTACCTGAGCGTATGTATTAGTATAAACTTCACAATTTAATATAAAGACATCTGTAAAGACCTCTACAATATTCTACAAGTACTTCATAAATCACATTAAAGTTAAATGCAAACTTACAAGAACCGAATATTTCCCCTCTTCCAGCAGCGAATCCAACCGAGCATTATATCGTAGTCAAACATCCTACAAACCAGAGTTTATATAGCCAAGAGAACAATAGAAGGCGCAACGCATGTGCCTACAGTCGCACATGCAAGAAATGCACATCTGTATCTCAATACCTGAGTAATCGATAATAATATCTAGAgttactacatgtcaaaataattattatagatgACAATACCTAGACTTACTACAtgtcaaaacaattaaaactatatacaaacactgtcacatactACCCCCCAACTTTAAATGACGTCCTCGTCATTTAGATGGCGGCGCGTCAACCAGAGAAAGGATACACCCGAGTACTGAACCGTTAACTTGATCGAACACATTTTGAGAAGCAAGCTCTTTAATAAATTTAAGTCGCTGGCGTAACTCTGAATCATTAATGACATGACTCATAACATACTCATCCGACTTCATCCAAGCAGGTTTTTTTCCAACTCTCGTAGAACGTCTTGGTTCTATACGTGACAAATCTTCAGACTTAGAAGTACGACTTCCATCCGACGGTTGACCCAATTCAACCATTTCTACTTGAATTGGATGTACCTCAGTGTCAGACATATCTGAATGTCCTGACACGTGGTCGTCACCACCTGGAGCTTCATCCTCTACCACAAGAGCATCCGAGTCGTCACCCTGAACCTCTTGTGTAGCCGACCCATTTCCAATAGATTCAGAACCAACAGCAGAAGTGTCATCGGTAACAGACTTCACAGTGTCAACTACTATCTCAATCATATCAGAATCAGAGTCATCACAGTAATCCACATTATCAGGAAGATTTTGACTTCGTGACACCGATACTGGATGCTCTTTTGACTTTGTNNNNNNNNNNNNNNNNNNNNNNNNNNNNNNNNNNNNNNNNNNNNNNNNNNNNNNNNNNNNNNNNNNNNNNNNNNNNNNNNNNNNNNNNNNNNNNNNNNNNNNNNNNNNNNNNNNNNNNNNNNNNNNNNNNNNNNNNNNNNNNNNNNNNNNNNNNNNNNNNNNNNNNNNNNNNNNNNNNNNNNNNNNNNNNNNNNNNNNNNGCCCACCCCTCCATGCGCCTGCAGGTAGTATAGGGCAGATACCTTGTTTTTAGGTTCGGGTACAAGCTGTGGAGTCCGTTTGTGTTTCGTATACtgctcctctctctgtctctctcgatATTCCTCTTCCTGTCTCTTTttgtatttctctctctcttgccGCTCTACTttcactctctgtctctgttgCCGTTCCACCTCATCTTTCTGTCTCTGATCCCACTCCATGTTCTCCTCCTCTTCCAATGTCTGTTTCCATTCCCGTTCCTCTTTCTCTTTCTGTGTTTCTTTTtgttcctctttctctctctgtctctcttgctgttcctctttctctctctgtctctcttgcTGTTCctcattctctctctgtctctctcgttgttcctgtttctctctctgtttctctcgcTGTTCCTCtttctccctctgtctctctcgctgtGGCTCTTTCTGCCTGCGTCTCTCTTGCTGTTCCTCTTTCTGCCTGCGTCTCTCTTGCTGTTCCTTTTtatgtctgtgtctctctaGCTGTTCCTCTTTCTCTCCCTGTCCGTCTTGCCTTTCCAGGTGCCCTTGCTCTGTCTCTTCATGTTCTTGTTGGTGAACCTGCTGATGCGGCATCTACAAAATAAGGGTTtcaatgtagctcagtggtagaatgctgGTCTCAGGTGCGGATTCATGATATTTTAATAGGGGAGGGTGGGGTGTAAAACCCTTTGTtactttttgaaaatagaaCTTTAAGGTCCTTGACAGATGGACGGGATAAGcttgctttttttcttcttttattattattattatttatttatttttttgtttttttttttgtgttttgttgtttttttgttgttgttttttttatgtattttgtaatatatattgtttagcCAAAAACAGGGAGGTTCGGGCCCCTTTACAATCACAAAATGGATCCAACATGGaaattcgatccttcgaccatAGGCACTTGATGACAGGGAAATATTGCTATGgtcaaagagaaagagaaaaaacgaagaaagaaaataataataataatataataataataataataataataataataatataatacaagtagtataattgtatcatgaaatttaaaatatgattaatatttgCAATAATTGTCAGAAAGcttgttttatttccataaattaGCGTCCCAACCACTAACACGTAGCCTGTATTGTTACAAGGCTTAAacgcgctctgtcacggatggttgcCCTAATTACtgacccaacaaaatattatatgacaatatatatatttgatttgtatctaaaagtactttattgaaccatctacataaccaccatatcacacttattattgatatgttataaaaataattgaattatgggtacggtccataattctgaaaaaaataacggctatttggagagcagaggtgtgacatattattttgagtcacgtgacgggcattccccgaataaccgcagtgcgaaaacgatttaccaagctcgtgtaacgagaacgcttgaccgtctctgcgacgtagggtaaatagaagaagaaaacaaaatgaaaataagttattaaaaattaataaaaacatgtactgaatgatattaagcttatacattaatttattttagtaacagaagcatgttaaacgtcgacaatcccgactaggtag
It encodes:
- the LOC121390452 gene encoding centromere protein I-like gives rise to the protein MSAISSRHKDKLGEAVNFFSKFINCKPKLSNTVEVQLHLATIEEKSVSCGLEADYLPTLVDVAACGHLAQKWSLRLVKALIPKTTVPESAVMKAVSWMCTNKPPIAVQVGFILLMFLNHLQTIYHLFTSRLCG
- the LOC121369135 gene encoding RNA-binding protein 25-like is translated as MPHQQVHQQEHEETEQGHLERQDGQGEKEEQLERHRHKKEQQERRRQKEEQQERRRQKEPQRERQREKEEQREKQREKQEQRERQRENEEQQERQREKEEQQERQREKEEQKETQKEKEEREWKQTLEEEENMEWDQRQKDEVERQQRQRVKVERQEREKYKKRQEEEYRERQREEQYTKHKRTPQLVPEPKNKVSALYYLQAHGGSKEHPVSVSRSQNLPDNVDYCDDSDSDMIEIVVDTVKSVTDDTSAVGSESIGNGSATQEVQGDDSDALVVEDEAPGGDDHVSGHSDMSDTEVHPIQVEMVELGQPSDGSRTSKSEDLSRIEPRRSTRVGKKPAWMKSDEYVMSHVINDSELRQRLKFIKELASQNVFDQVNGSVLGCILSLVDAPPSK